The Candidatus Rokuibacteriota bacterium sequence ATCCTGACGAAATAGCCGTCGAAGCCGTTCATCCAGCCAGCCACCCAAAGCCCTTCGCTTGAGGCAGCAAGCCAATAGACGCCGGCGGCCCCTGGACCGGGCCGGCAGCGAGGGGTTCGTGCACCACATCGCCACGCTCGTCGCCATGCTCGCCAAAGGTGGGCCCGTCATGGTTCCGCTGCTCGTGTATTCCGTGCTCTCCCTGTCCGTCAGTCCGCCTCGAAAATCTTCCTTGACATTAGAGTAGACTAAGGACAAATATTAGGCATACCATCATAACAATTTAGAAGGCTCCCTGACCAACGTTTCGCGTTGGAGTCGTGGCGCGCGAACCGACTAGGAGCACAGCGATGACAAGACAAGCGAGCGTGGGGACCGGAAGCGGCGCCGTCATCGGCTTGCTGCTCGCCGCCTCGATCGCGCTGGGCGCGACCGGCGCGCCCTCGGTTCCGTGGCTGGACGTGGCCCGCGAAGTCTCGAGCGCGCTCGATCGCGCCGTGAGGGCGTACGAGGCGAACGATCTGCCGGGCGCGCAGGACCTTGCCGCCGAAGCGTACTTCGGCCCGTTCGAAGACAGCGGCATGGAGGTCGCGATCCGCCGAGAGATATCCGCCCGGCGCGCGAGGGACCTGGAAAAGATGTTCGCGGAGGTCCGCCAGGCGATGGGGAGAGGCGAGCCGGTGCCGCGGGTCCGGCAGCGAGTCGCGACGCTGCGGGAGGCGCTGGACCACGACGCGCGGGAGCTCGTCCGGGTCGGGGCGACGGCGACATCCCTCGCCGAGAAGGAAGACCGTCCCGGGCCTGGGCCGGAAGCGGCCCCGCGCGCGGTCGGGGCGGAGGCGCTGACGACGCAGATCTCCGCGCGCCTGGACGAGGCGCGGGAGCGGTACCGTGCCGGCGACCGCGAGGGGGCCAAGGCGCTCCTCATGAGCGCCTACTTCGATCTCTTCGAGGGGCAGGGGCTGGAGGCCGCCGTGGCGGCCCGCGTCCCAGGACGCAAGGCCGAGATCGAGGCGGGCTTCGCGCACGTCCGGGGCTTGATCGCCGCCGGGAAGCCCGCGGATACCGTGGCCGAGGCGGTGGAGGCGCTGAAGGCTCGAATCCGTCAGGCGACGGCGCTTCTGGGCCAGACCCACGGCCGGTGGGGAGCCTTCCTCAACGGGCTGATCCTCATCGTGCGCGAGGGCTTCGAGGCCATCCTGATCGTCACAGCCCTCGTGGCGTACCTCCTCAAGTCCGGCCACGGGGATAAGGTCGGCGTGGTCTACCGGGCGAGCGGCGTCGCGCTCTTGGCGAGCGTCCTGACGGCGATCGCGATCCGGACCCTCTTCACCGTGAGCCCCCGCCATCAGGAGACGCTCGAGGGCGCCGCGATGCTCCTGGCCACCGCCGTGCTCTTCTACGTGAGCTACTGGCTTACCAGCAAGGCCGAGGCCGACCGCTGGCAACGGTACGTCCGGGCGAAGGTGCAGGCCGCGCTCGGGGCGGGCAGCCTGGTCGCGCTCTGGTCCGCCGCGTTCCTGTCAGTCTATCGGGAGGGTGCCGAGACGGTCCTGTTCTACGAGGCGCTCCTCGCCGGGAGCGGCCCCGGCGAGGGAGGGGCGGTACTGGCCGGTCTCGGCATCGGGTCCCTCGTCCTCGTCCTGATGTTTCTCCTCCTCCGATCCGGCGCGCTCCGCATTCCCATCGGGCCGTTCTTCACGGTCACGTCCGTGCTGCTCTACTACCTCGCCTTCGTCTTCGCCGGCAGGGGCATCCGGGAGCTGCAGGAGTCGGGGCTCGTCGGGATCACGCCGGCGAGCTGGATCCCCACGTGGGACTTCCTCGGCCTCTACCCGACCTGGGAGAGCGTGGGGCTCCAGGTGGTCCTCGTCGGCGCAGCGGCCGTCGCGGTCGGCCACCTCTTCCGGCGGCGCGGGAAGCGGGCGAGCGCCGAAACGGTTCACCCATGACCTCGAGGAGGGAGAAGCGCATGAGTGCGCGTCGAACCATCGTCGTCGCAGCAGCCCTGGCGCTCGGGCTCGTACCGGAACCGGCGCTCTCCAAGGAGGTCCCCATCGGGGAGCCGAAAGTGATCGAGGCAGCGGGGCTCGAGGTGGCGGCCGTTTATCTCCAGCCGATCGAGATGGAGCCGGCCAGCCACCAGGGCAAGCCGCTCTACCTCCCGAGGGCGAAATCGGACATCCATCTCGAAGCGGACCTCCGCGCCGTGAAGGGCAACAAGCACGGGTTCCGCGACGGGGAGTGGGTGCCGGCCCTCACCGTGCGCTACTCGCTGAAGCACCTCGACACCGGGCAGGAGCAGTCGGGGCTGCTCCACCCGATGGTGGCCAACGACGGCCCTCACTACGGCGCCAACCTCAAGATGCCCGGGCTCGGCAACTACAAGCTGATCTTCCTCGTCGAGCCCCCGGGGAGCGGCGGCCCGGACGCGCCGGTGGGGCAGGGATTCGGTCGGGCCGCGAAGGTGCCCTGGTGGAAGCCGTTCCAGGTGGAGTGGACGTTCACATACCTCGGCCCGGGCAAGAAGGGCGGCTACTAAGGGGGTGGCGACCATGACCGCGACGATGAAGATCTCTCGGGGCGCGCTGCTGTTCGGCATCCTCCTGCTCGTGGGCCTGGTCGCTTCGTCGCCGGCGGCCCCGAAGGAGGCCGCGATGGAGTCGATCTCCAGGCCGGAGGCTGGCCTGACCATCGTCGTCGGCTCCCAGCCGCCGCTCGCCGTGGAGGGAGCGGACGCGACGGGCCGGCCGCTGTTCGCGTCGCCGGACGGGGCGTCCCTGTTCCTGGCCGTTGATGTCCGCGCGCAGAAAGGGAACAAGAACGGGTTCGGCGCCGGCGAGTTCGTCCCGTACCTCTCCGTGTCGTACCGCCTCCGCCGGCAGGAGGGCGGCGAGGCGGGGCAAGGCGATCTCCATCCGCTGATCACCCGCGAGGGGCTGCGCTACGGCAACAACCTCAAGCTGCCCGGGCCCGGTGCCTACACCATCACGGTGACGATCGAGCCTCCCGTCAAGGTCGGGTTCGGGCGTCACACCGACCTCGAGACCGGCGTCTCCCGCTGGTGGAGCCCGTTCCAGGTGGAGTGGACGCTCAAGCATCCCCGCGTCGCAGGGAGCCAGTGAGATGAGGTGCCCGGCAAGTCCTTCGGTTCCCGTCGAGCCTGGAAGGAAGCTCGAGGGGGCTCATCCCCAACCGCAGGGGCCTTCGCCCGCGACGCGTCCTGCCTTCCGGTCGGGGCTGGCCGGCCGCATCGAGCTGGCCTTGCTGCAACACCCCCGGGTCCTCCCGGGGCTCCACGTCTTCATGGTGTTCTTCTATCTGGCACTCATCCTGGTGCCGCCGTTCCTGCCGACGCCGCCCGCTGACGCCACGCCCTTCACCAACGTCGTCCGTTTCTCGCAGTTCGTCTTCTGGTATCTCTGGTGGCCCTTCGTCGTCCTCTCGATGATTCTCTTCGGCCGCGCCTGGTGCGGCTTCCTCTGCCCGGAGGGGGCCCTGGCCGCGTGGGCCTCGCGGTTCGGGGGGGACCGCCCCATCCCCCGCTGGATGCGCTGGGGCGGGATCCCCCTCGTCGCCTTCGTCGGCATCACGATCTACGGTCAGCTCACCGGTGTCTACGAGTACCCCGCGCCCCAGCTCCTGATCCTCGGCGGGTCCACGGCGCTGGCGGTGACGGTTGCCCTGATCTACACGCGCAGGGGCTGGGTCTGGTGCCGCTACCTGTGCCCGGTGAGCCTGCTCTTCGGGGTCTTCTCGCGCCTCGGCGCCATGCACTTCCGGGTGGACCATGCCCGCTTGGCGGCGTGGACGCCGTGTGGTGGGCAGACCGGGAAGAAGGATCCGTGCCCCGTCTTCATCTATCTGCCGAAGATGGCGACCAACCGGTACTGCCTCATGTGCTTCCGGTGCGCCGGCTGGCGGGATTCGATCCACCTAAGACTCCGTCGCCCGGGAGAGGAGCTGCTCCACATCAACACCGCCGAGCCGCTCATCTGGGAGGTCGTCTTCCTCTTCGGCGCGATCGGCCTCCCGCTGGGCGTCTTCCACTGGACGGTCGATCCCCTCTTCCAGCGGCTGAAGCAGCTCCTCGGCAGCCTCGCCCTCGCCTCAGGGCTCGGGAGCGTGATCGGCGCCACGGCTCCCTGGTGGTTCCTGTCCAACCACCCAGACGCCGGCGAGGTGTTCAACCTGCTCGACGGGATCAGCATCGTCACCTTCCTGCTCGGCGCGACCCTGCTCGCCATCGGCCTCCTCTCGGCCGCCACGTGGCTCTCCGCCCGCGTGCTCGAGCCCGCCCTCCGCGAGCCGGCCGGGATGCGAGAGTTGTTCACCCGCATCGGGTACCTCTATACGCCCTTGAGCCTGCTCTCGCTCTTCCTCGGCCTGAGCCAGCTCACCTTCGGCTATCTCAAGGGCGTGGGCTTCCCCGGGCTTGCCACCGACGTGATCCGGGGCGCGCTGCTGGTCGGAGGGGCCCTCTGGAGCCTTCATCTCGCGCGCCGGATCCTGGCGCTCCAGACGGCCGAGCACCGGCGCGTCAGGCTCGCGCTCCTGCCGCACCTGGCCGGCGTCGCGCTCATCATCGCCGCCTGGGCCCCGGTCTTCTACCTCTGGTGAACATCAAGATGCCGGGCGTCGCCACCTCTCACCTGCGCCGCGTGTCCGCGCTGCTGGCGCTCGCCCTGTCGCTGGCCACCGGCCTGTCGGTGCTCGTGGTCGTGCGCGCCCCGGCCCGGGGAACCAGCCAGGTGCGCCATTATTACATCCAGGCCGAGAACGTCGACTGGACCCTCGTGCCGACGGGCTACTACGACGACAAACTCGGCCGCGAGGTGCCAGCCGGGGACACGCGGTTCCCGGCCATCGTGCTGCGCGGCTACGAGGACTCCGACTTCAAGCGCCCGCTCCCG is a genomic window containing:
- a CDS encoding 4Fe-4S binding protein, which produces MLQHPRVLPGLHVFMVFFYLALILVPPFLPTPPADATPFTNVVRFSQFVFWYLWWPFVVLSMILFGRAWCGFLCPEGALAAWASRFGGDRPIPRWMRWGGIPLVAFVGITIYGQLTGVYEYPAPQLLILGGSTALAVTVALIYTRRGWVWCRYLCPVSLLFGVFSRLGAMHFRVDHARLAAWTPCGGQTGKKDPCPVFIYLPKMATNRYCLMCFRCAGWRDSIHLRLRRPGEELLHINTAEPLIWEVVFLFGAIGLPLGVFHWTVDPLFQRLKQLLGSLALASGLGSVIGATAPWWFLSNHPDAGEVFNLLDGISIVTFLLGATLLAIGLLSAATWLSARVLEPALREPAGMRELFTRIGYLYTPLSLLSLFLGLSQLTFGYLKGVGFPGLATDVIRGALLVGGALWSLHLARRILALQTAEHRRVRLALLPHLAGVALIIAAWAPVFYLW
- a CDS encoding iron transporter, producing MSARRTIVVAAALALGLVPEPALSKEVPIGEPKVIEAAGLEVAAVYLQPIEMEPASHQGKPLYLPRAKSDIHLEADLRAVKGNKHGFRDGEWVPALTVRYSLKHLDTGQEQSGLLHPMVANDGPHYGANLKMPGLGNYKLIFLVEPPGSGGPDAPVGQGFGRAAKVPWWKPFQVEWTFTYLGPGKKGGY
- a CDS encoding FTR1 family protein, with product MTRQASVGTGSGAVIGLLLAASIALGATGAPSVPWLDVAREVSSALDRAVRAYEANDLPGAQDLAAEAYFGPFEDSGMEVAIRREISARRARDLEKMFAEVRQAMGRGEPVPRVRQRVATLREALDHDARELVRVGATATSLAEKEDRPGPGPEAAPRAVGAEALTTQISARLDEARERYRAGDREGAKALLMSAYFDLFEGQGLEAAVAARVPGRKAEIEAGFAHVRGLIAAGKPADTVAEAVEALKARIRQATALLGQTHGRWGAFLNGLILIVREGFEAILIVTALVAYLLKSGHGDKVGVVYRASGVALLASVLTAIAIRTLFTVSPRHQETLEGAAMLLATAVLFYVSYWLTSKAEADRWQRYVRAKVQAALGAGSLVALWSAAFLSVYREGAETVLFYEALLAGSGPGEGGAVLAGLGIGSLVLVLMFLLLRSGALRIPIGPFFTVTSVLLYYLAFVFAGRGIRELQESGLVGITPASWIPTWDFLGLYPTWESVGLQVVLVGAAAVAVGHLFRRRGKRASAETVHP
- a CDS encoding iron transporter, with the protein product MTATMKISRGALLFGILLLVGLVASSPAAPKEAAMESISRPEAGLTIVVGSQPPLAVEGADATGRPLFASPDGASLFLAVDVRAQKGNKNGFGAGEFVPYLSVSYRLRRQEGGEAGQGDLHPLITREGLRYGNNLKLPGPGAYTITVTIEPPVKVGFGRHTDLETGVSRWWSPFQVEWTLKHPRVAGSQ